Within Chloroherpetonaceae bacterium, the genomic segment CATACAATTTGTGTGTAGTGTCCCACGCCCCTAAATGATAGGTGTGTAGAGGGGTCTTGTTCAAAAAGGTGCTTTTCACTCAGCCATGACCTTACCGCATCTGCAATCGTGTAGTAGCCTGCCGTGCCCATAAAGAGATTTTCTCCATATTGATTGCTGGGGCGATGTGCGAACTTGCACCCCTGCTTAGCCAGCTCATTTGCCCATTCTTGTGCATAGCGAGAGAGCTTATCTGACCACTGCAGCGGTTCTACTCCTACCGCTTTCCTTGCTTCATTGTGCAGCATTAGCGCGCTGTCAATTTCGGCTTGGGTTAGCAATTCGGCCTGCATCTCTGAGAAACTGGCGGTGCCTAACTTCTCAGCAGGCGTCTGCGCCACCGCTCGCACTGATGAGCACACTGCGGCGATTAAAAGAAAGCAGGCACAGTGTATTGGCGGCAGCCTAAGACGTAGATACATACATCACTGCTGGCGCATTGCGGCTTACATTAGTTCCCCGTTATGCTTTGCAGCTCTTGCCGAACCCCCGGTAGCGTAACGCCTGCAAGAGCAATTCTTACCGCTCCACTTTCTTGCCGCACGACCCCTGTATTTGGCGCTACCCACACCCGCAGCGGCACCGAAATCGGTATCGTCACAGGAAATCCAGCTGGCGAGAAC encodes:
- a CDS encoding CAP domain-containing protein, encoding MAQTPAEKLGTASFSEMQAELLTQAEIDSALMLHNEARKAVGVEPLQWSDKLSRYAQEWANELAKQGCKFAHRPSNQYGENLFMGTAGYYTIADAVRSWLSEKHLFEQDPSTHLSFRGVGHYTQIVWRGTKYVGGAKVMCNGMMIVVFNYDPPGNYIGEKPY